In Enterobacter cloacae, the following are encoded in one genomic region:
- the pth gene encoding peptidyl-tRNA hydrolase, whose amino-acid sequence MTIKLIVGLANPGAEYAATRHNAGAWYVDLLAERLRAPLREEPKFYGYTSRINLAGADVRLLVPTTFMNLSGKAVAAMATFYRINPDEILVAHDELDLPPGVAKFKLGGGHGGHNGLKDIISKLGNNPNFHRLRVGIGHPGDKNKVVGFVLGKPPVSEQKLIDEAVDEATRCTEIWLKEGLTKATNRLHAFKAQ is encoded by the coding sequence GTGACGATTAAACTGATTGTCGGTCTAGCCAACCCGGGCGCTGAATATGCTGCCACTCGCCATAATGCCGGTGCCTGGTACGTTGACCTGCTGGCCGAACGGTTACGTGCTCCCCTGCGTGAAGAACCGAAATTCTACGGGTATACCTCACGTATCAACCTTGCCGGTGCCGATGTGCGTCTGCTGGTGCCAACCACGTTCATGAACCTGAGCGGTAAAGCCGTTGCGGCAATGGCGACGTTTTATCGCATCAACCCGGATGAAATTCTGGTTGCCCACGATGAGCTTGACCTGCCTCCTGGCGTTGCAAAGTTCAAGCTGGGTGGTGGTCATGGCGGTCACAACGGTCTGAAAGACATCATCAGCAAACTGGGCAATAACCCTAATTTCCACCGTTTGCGCGTAGGAATCGGCCATCCGGGCGATAAAAACAAAGTTGTCGGTTTTGTGCTGGGTAAACCTCCGGTTTCTGAACAGAAATTAATTGACGAGGCGGTAGACGAAGCGACACGTTGCACCGAAATCTGGCTGAAAGAAGGCTTAACCAAAGCAACAAACCGCTTACATGCCTTCAAAGCGCAATAA
- a CDS encoding membrane protein codes for MKRRNASLLGNVLMGLGLFVMVAGVGYSILNQLPQLDLPQYFAHGAVLSIFVGAVLWLAGARVSGHEQVSDRYWWVRHFDKRCRRDQHKHS; via the coding sequence ATGAAACGCAGAAACGCTTCGTTACTCGGTAACGTGCTGATGGGGTTGGGGCTGTTCGTGATGGTAGCCGGTGTGGGGTATTCTATTTTAAACCAATTGCCGCAGCTTGACCTTCCACAATACTTCGCGCATGGCGCGGTACTGAGCATCTTTGTGGGGGCGGTATTGTGGCTCGCAGGGGCGCGCGTGAGCGGCCATGAGCAGGTCAGTGACAGATACTGGTGGGTGCGCCACTTTGATAAACGTTGCCGCCGTGACCAGCATAAGCACAGCTAG
- a CDS encoding MerR family transcriptional regulator, whose translation MLIQVGELAKRAGITVRTLHHYEQTGVLLPSARSAAGYRLYNLADVQRLLMIQALAKAGLELAEIRDFLEQESLPLAGLLDAQISLLEKQLRSIDTLRDRLVDLRAGLSTGEAPDLESWLQTLEFMNMYDRWFSKEELQQLPFAVQKDALAAIWSGLVTEVKTLQELSVEVSDPRAMDLATRWMVRLEQDTAGKPEFLTRLNEMHCAEPQMREQTGITAEMTDYITRAFAESKLIIWQNYLSPEEMAFTRAHYFDRMLEWPPLVAKLHQAQREDLEPTSDAAQRLAENWLALFQSYAGTNPETQQKFRIAMQQEPHLMKGTWMTPAVLGWLQQAIGVMMQRRFSASGQSQVG comes from the coding sequence ATGTTGATTCAGGTAGGGGAACTGGCAAAACGTGCCGGGATCACCGTGCGAACGTTGCATCACTACGAGCAAACAGGGGTATTGCTCCCTTCGGCCAGAAGTGCGGCAGGTTACCGGCTCTATAATCTGGCGGATGTGCAGCGTCTGCTTATGATTCAGGCGCTGGCAAAAGCAGGGCTGGAACTTGCTGAAATCAGGGATTTTCTGGAGCAGGAGTCACTCCCGTTAGCCGGATTGCTCGATGCACAAATCAGCTTGCTGGAAAAGCAGTTGCGCAGCATTGACACGCTACGCGACAGACTTGTTGATTTACGTGCCGGGCTTTCCACCGGTGAGGCTCCCGATCTGGAATCCTGGCTACAGACTCTGGAGTTCATGAATATGTACGATCGCTGGTTTAGTAAAGAGGAATTACAGCAGTTGCCATTTGCTGTGCAAAAAGATGCGCTGGCGGCCATCTGGTCAGGGCTGGTTACGGAGGTGAAAACCCTGCAGGAACTGAGCGTTGAGGTTTCTGACCCGCGAGCGATGGATCTGGCTACGCGCTGGATGGTGCGTCTGGAGCAGGATACGGCAGGCAAGCCGGAATTTCTCACTCGTCTGAACGAGATGCACTGTGCTGAGCCCCAGATGCGGGAACAGACGGGGATCACCGCGGAGATGACCGATTACATTACGCGGGCGTTTGCGGAATCAAAACTCATCATCTGGCAGAACTATCTGTCACCGGAGGAGATGGCCTTTACCCGGGCACACTATTTTGACCGCATGCTGGAGTGGCCGCCGCTGGTGGCGAAACTGCACCAGGCGCAGCGCGAAGATCTGGAACCAACGTCTGATGCAGCGCAACGTCTTGCTGAAAACTGGCTGGCATTGTTCCAGTCATATGCGGGAACGAACCCCGAAACACAGCAGAAATTTCGCATCGCCATGCAGCAGGAGCCACATCTGATGAAGGGAACGTGGATGACGCCTGCCGTGCTCGGGTGGCTACAGCAGGCGATAGGCGTGATGATGCAGAGACGTTTCTCTGCATCAGGCCAATCACAGGTCGGCTAA
- a CDS encoding sodium-independent anion transporter — protein sequence MKNIASSHVLPFRALIDACWKEKYTSSRFVRDLIAGITVGIIAIPLAMALAIGSGVAPQYGLYTSAVAGIVIALTGGSRFSVSGPTAAFVVILYPVSQQFGLAGLLVATLMSGVFLILFGLARFGRLIEYIPLSVTLGFTSGIGITIGTMQIKDFLGLQITHVPEHYLQKVGALFMALPTANLGDAAIGIVTLGTLIVWPRLGIRLPGHLPALLLGCAVMAIVNLLGGHVATIGSQFHYILADGSQGSGIPQLLPQLVLPWDMPGSSFTLSWDSLRALLPAAFSMAMLGAIESLLCAVVLDGMTGTKHKANSELVGQGLGNLIAPFFGGITATAAIARSAANVRAGATSPVSAVIHSVLVILALLILAPLLSWLPLSAMAALLLMVAWNMSEAHKVVNLLRRAPKDDIIVMLICMSLTVLFDMVIAISVGIVLASLLFMRRIAKMTRLSPVNVEVPDDVLVLRVIGPLFFAAAEGLFSDLESRIAGKRIVVLKWDAVPVLDAGGLDAFQRFVKRLPEGCELRVSNLEFQPLRTMARAGVQPIPGRLTFYPNRDAALADL from the coding sequence GTGAAAAATATAGCTTCCTCACATGTTCTGCCCTTTCGCGCCCTCATCGACGCTTGCTGGAAAGAGAAATACACCTCGTCACGTTTTGTCCGTGACCTTATTGCCGGGATCACCGTCGGTATTATCGCCATCCCGCTGGCGATGGCACTGGCGATTGGCAGCGGCGTTGCGCCGCAGTACGGCCTGTATACCTCGGCCGTCGCCGGGATTGTGATTGCGCTGACGGGCGGTTCTCGCTTCAGCGTGTCCGGCCCGACGGCCGCCTTTGTGGTGATCCTCTATCCGGTATCCCAGCAATTTGGTCTGGCAGGCCTGCTGGTTGCTACGCTGATGTCCGGCGTCTTTTTAATTTTGTTCGGTCTGGCCCGCTTTGGCCGGTTGATTGAATATATCCCCCTTTCCGTGACGCTGGGGTTCACATCCGGTATCGGTATCACCATCGGGACGATGCAAATCAAAGATTTCCTGGGCCTGCAGATAACCCACGTCCCTGAACACTACCTGCAAAAAGTCGGGGCGCTGTTTATGGCGCTGCCAACCGCCAACCTGGGCGATGCCGCCATCGGTATTGTTACGCTGGGGACGCTTATCGTCTGGCCCCGTTTAGGCATTCGCCTGCCAGGTCACCTGCCCGCACTTCTGCTGGGCTGCGCGGTGATGGCTATTGTTAATTTACTCGGCGGGCATGTGGCCACCATTGGCTCGCAGTTCCACTATATTCTGGCAGATGGATCACAGGGCAGCGGCATTCCACAGCTGTTGCCGCAGCTGGTTCTGCCGTGGGATATGCCCGGCTCCAGCTTTACGTTGAGCTGGGATTCACTGCGTGCCCTGCTTCCTGCCGCGTTCTCTATGGCGATGCTGGGGGCGATTGAATCCCTGCTCTGCGCCGTGGTACTGGACGGTATGACCGGCACCAAACATAAAGCGAACAGCGAACTGGTCGGCCAGGGTTTAGGTAACCTCATTGCACCGTTCTTCGGTGGCATCACGGCAACGGCGGCGATTGCCCGTTCTGCGGCAAACGTGCGTGCGGGGGCAACGTCCCCCGTGTCAGCGGTGATCCACTCCGTACTGGTGATCCTTGCTCTGCTTATTCTTGCGCCTCTGCTCTCGTGGCTCCCGCTCTCCGCAATGGCGGCTTTGCTGCTGATGGTCGCCTGGAACATGAGTGAAGCGCATAAGGTGGTTAATCTTCTGCGTCGCGCGCCGAAAGACGACATCATCGTGATGCTCATCTGTATGTCGCTGACCGTCCTGTTCGACATGGTTATCGCCATCAGCGTAGGCATCGTGCTGGCATCGCTGCTGTTTATGCGCCGCATTGCAAAGATGACTCGCCTTTCTCCGGTTAACGTTGAGGTGCCGGACGATGTGCTGGTGCTGCGCGTGATAGGCCCGCTGTTCTTTGCTGCTGCCGAAGGTCTGTTTAGCGATCTGGAGTCCCGTATCGCGGGTAAACGCATTGTGGTGCTGAAGTGGGATGCAGTACCGGTGCTGGATGCCGGCGGGCTGGATGCCTTCCAGCGCTTTGTTAAGCGCCTGCCAGAAGGCTGTGAGCTGCGGGTGAGTAACCTGGAGTTTCAGCCGCTGCGCACGATGGCACGCGCGGGTGTGCAGCCGATCCCTGGCCGCCTGACCTTTTATCCGAACCGCGACGCCGCGTTAGCCGACCTGTGA
- the prs gene encoding ribose-phosphate pyrophosphokinase yields MPDMKLFAGNATPELAQRIANRLYTSLGDAAVGRFSDGEVSVQINENVRGGDIFIIQSTCAPTNDNLMELVVMVDALRRASAGRITAVIPYFGYARQDRRVRSARVPITAKVVADFLSSVGVDRVLTVDLHAEQIQGFFDVPVDNVFGSPILLEDMLQLNLDNPIVVSPDIGGVVRARAIAKLLNDTDMAIIDKRRPRANVSQVMHIIGDVAGRDCVLVDDMIDTGGTLCKAAEALKERGAKRVFAYATHPIFSGNAVNNLRNSVIDEVVVCDTIPLSDEIKALPNVRTLTLSGMLAEAIRRISNEESISAMFEH; encoded by the coding sequence GTGCCTGATATGAAGCTTTTTGCTGGTAACGCCACCCCGGAACTAGCACAACGTATTGCCAACCGCCTGTACACTTCCCTCGGCGACGCCGCCGTAGGTCGCTTTAGCGACGGCGAAGTCAGCGTACAAATTAACGAAAATGTACGCGGTGGTGATATTTTCATCATCCAGTCCACCTGTGCTCCAACAAACGACAACCTGATGGAATTGGTTGTTATGGTCGATGCGCTGCGTCGTGCTTCCGCAGGCCGTATCACTGCTGTTATCCCTTACTTTGGCTATGCTCGTCAGGACCGTCGCGTTCGTTCCGCGCGTGTGCCTATCACGGCCAAAGTTGTCGCTGACTTCCTGTCCAGCGTCGGTGTTGACCGCGTTCTGACCGTTGACCTGCACGCAGAGCAGATCCAGGGCTTCTTCGACGTTCCGGTTGATAACGTATTTGGCAGTCCAATCCTGCTGGAAGATATGCTGCAGCTGAACCTGGACAACCCAATTGTGGTTTCTCCGGACATCGGCGGCGTAGTACGTGCACGTGCTATTGCTAAGCTGCTGAACGATACCGACATGGCCATCATCGACAAACGCCGTCCGCGTGCTAACGTTTCTCAGGTGATGCACATCATCGGTGACGTGGCTGGCCGCGACTGCGTGCTGGTTGACGACATGATCGATACCGGCGGTACGCTATGTAAAGCAGCCGAAGCGCTGAAAGAACGTGGTGCCAAGCGCGTGTTCGCTTACGCGACTCACCCGATCTTCTCCGGCAACGCGGTGAATAATCTCCGTAACTCCGTTATCGACGAAGTGGTAGTGTGCGATACCATCCCGCTGAGTGATGAGATCAAAGCACTGCCAAACGTACGTACGTTAACCCTGTCCGGGATGCTGGCCGAAGCGATTCGTCGTATCAGCAACGAAGAATCCATCTCTGCAATGTTCGAGCACTGA
- the ispE gene encoding 4-diphosphocytidyl-2-C-methyl-D-erythritol kinase, producing the protein MMTHWPSPAKLNLFLYITGQRADGYHTLQTLFQFVDYGDTISIELRDDGQICLLTPVEGVAHEDNLIVRAARLLMKAAADTGRLPAGSGADIRIEKRLPMGGGLGGGSSNAATVLVALNHLWGCGLSKDELAALGLTLGADVPVFVRGHAAFAEGIGEILSPVEPPEKWYLVAHPGVSIPTPVIFKDPDLPRNTPVRSIETLLNCEFSNDCEDIARKRFREVDAVLSWLLEYAPSRLTGTGACVFAEFDTESAARQVLEQAPVWLHGFVARGMNTSPLQHAILAQTEFR; encoded by the coding sequence ATGATGACCCACTGGCCCTCTCCTGCAAAACTGAACCTGTTTTTATACATCACCGGGCAGCGTGCTGACGGTTACCACACCCTGCAGACGCTATTTCAGTTTGTCGATTATGGCGACACCATCTCCATTGAGCTGCGCGATGACGGCCAGATTTGCCTGCTGACGCCCGTTGAAGGTGTCGCGCACGAAGACAATCTGATCGTTCGCGCCGCGCGACTGCTGATGAAAGCGGCAGCCGACACGGGTCGGTTACCTGCGGGGAGCGGCGCGGATATCCGCATTGAGAAGCGTCTGCCGATGGGCGGTGGTCTGGGTGGTGGTTCGTCGAACGCGGCCACCGTGCTGGTTGCACTGAACCATCTCTGGGGCTGCGGGTTGTCGAAAGACGAGCTGGCGGCCTTAGGGTTAACGCTGGGTGCTGATGTGCCGGTGTTTGTGCGCGGCCATGCCGCTTTCGCGGAAGGGATTGGCGAAATCCTCTCCCCGGTTGAACCGCCGGAAAAATGGTATCTGGTTGCCCACCCGGGTGTCAGCATTCCAACCCCGGTTATCTTCAAAGATCCTGACCTGCCACGAAATACTCCGGTGCGGTCAATAGAAACGTTATTAAATTGTGAATTCAGCAACGATTGCGAGGATATCGCAAGAAAACGTTTTCGCGAGGTTGATGCGGTGCTTTCCTGGCTGTTAGAATACGCGCCGTCGCGCCTGACTGGTACAGGGGCCTGTGTCTTTGCTGAATTTGACACCGAATCCGCCGCTCGTCAGGTGCTTGAGCAAGCGCCGGTTTGGCTGCATGGTTTTGTAGCACGCGGGATGAACACCTCCCCACTACAGCACGCCATTCTGGCGCAGACTGAGTTTCGGTGA
- the lolB gene encoding outer-membrane lipoprotein LolB: MTRLIRLLPLAALVLTACSITPPKGPGKSPDSPQWRQHQQDVRNLSQYQTRGAFAYLSDEQKVYARFFWQQTGQDNYRLLLLNPLGSTELELVAKPGEAQVTDNKGQHYTATDAEEMIGKLTGMPIPLNSLRQWILGLPGEATDYTLDDQYRLSQVNYAQNGKTWKVVYNAYDSNSKPSLPSNMELTQGSQRIKLKMDNWIVK; encoded by the coding sequence ATGACCCGACTGATTCGCCTGCTGCCTCTGGCGGCGCTGGTTCTGACCGCGTGTTCAATCACCCCACCCAAAGGTCCAGGTAAAAGTCCTGACTCGCCGCAGTGGCGTCAGCACCAGCAAGATGTGCGCAATTTAAGTCAGTATCAGACCCGTGGTGCCTTTGCTTATCTGTCTGACGAGCAAAAAGTGTATGCGCGATTCTTCTGGCAGCAAACGGGTCAGGACAACTACCGTCTGCTGCTGTTAAACCCGCTGGGCAGCACCGAGCTGGAGCTTGTCGCCAAACCAGGTGAAGCGCAGGTAACCGATAACAAAGGTCAGCACTACACGGCCACCGATGCCGAAGAGATGATTGGCAAGCTGACCGGTATGCCAATCCCGCTGAACAGTTTGCGCCAGTGGATCCTTGGCCTGCCGGGTGAGGCGACCGACTACACCCTCGACGATCAGTACCGTCTGAGCCAGGTGAACTACGCTCAGAACGGCAAAACCTGGAAAGTGGTGTACAACGCCTATGACAGCAACAGTAAACCGTCGCTGCCATCCAATATGGAGCTGACGCAGGGCAGCCAGCGCATCAAGCTGAAAATGGACAACTGGATCGTTAAATGA
- the hemA gene encoding glutamyl-tRNA reductase, producing the protein MTLLALGINHKTAPVSLRERVTFSPDTLDLALDSLLAQPMVQGGVVLSTCNRTELYLSVEEQDNLHEALIRWLCDYHNLNEEELRTSLYWHQDNDAVSHLMRVASGLDSLVLGEPQILGQVKKAFADSQKGHLKASELERMFQKSFSVAKRVRTETDIGASAVSVAFAACTLARQIFESLSTVTVLLVGAGETIELVARHLREHKVKKMIIANRTRERAQVLADEVGAEVVALSDIDERLKEADIIISSTASPLPIIGKGMVERALKSRRNQPMLLVDIAVPRDVEPEVGKLANAYLYSVDDLQSIISHNLAQRKAAAVQAETIVEQETSEFMAWLRAQSVSETIRDYRGQAEQVRDDLTAKALAALEQGGDAQAILQDLAWKLTNRLIHAPTKSLQQAARDGDDERLTILRNSLGLE; encoded by the coding sequence ATGACCCTATTAGCACTCGGTATTAACCACAAAACAGCCCCGGTTTCGCTGCGAGAACGCGTAACGTTTTCGCCGGATACGCTCGACCTGGCGCTGGATAGCCTGCTTGCACAGCCGATGGTGCAGGGCGGCGTGGTACTCTCGACGTGCAACCGTACCGAGCTTTACTTAAGCGTGGAAGAGCAGGACAACCTGCATGAAGCGCTTATCCGCTGGTTATGTGACTACCACAATCTCAATGAAGAAGAGCTGCGCACCAGTCTGTACTGGCATCAGGACAACGATGCTGTCAGCCATCTGATGCGGGTGGCCAGCGGGCTGGATTCACTGGTGCTGGGCGAACCACAAATTCTCGGTCAGGTGAAGAAGGCGTTTGCAGATTCACAAAAAGGACACCTGAAAGCCAGCGAACTGGAGCGTATGTTCCAGAAGTCTTTCTCTGTGGCAAAGCGTGTGCGAACCGAAACCGACATTGGTGCCAGTGCGGTTTCTGTTGCTTTCGCGGCCTGTACCCTCGCGCGTCAAATCTTTGAATCCTTGTCGACTGTCACCGTGTTGCTGGTTGGCGCAGGCGAAACCATCGAGCTTGTGGCGCGCCATCTGCGCGAGCACAAGGTGAAAAAGATGATTATCGCTAACCGTACCCGCGAACGTGCGCAGGTGCTGGCGGACGAAGTGGGCGCAGAGGTGGTTGCGCTGAGCGACATCGATGAACGCCTGAAAGAGGCGGATATTATTATCAGTTCTACTGCCAGCCCGCTGCCCATAATTGGCAAAGGGATGGTGGAACGAGCGCTGAAGTCCCGTCGTAATCAGCCGATGCTGCTGGTGGATATCGCCGTCCCGCGTGATGTCGAGCCTGAAGTCGGCAAACTGGCTAACGCCTATCTTTACAGCGTGGATGACCTGCAAAGCATCATTTCGCACAACCTTGCCCAGCGTAAAGCGGCGGCGGTTCAGGCGGAAACCATCGTTGAGCAGGAAACCAGCGAATTTATGGCCTGGCTGCGCGCGCAAAGCGTCAGCGAGACTATCCGCGATTACCGCGGGCAGGCGGAACAGGTGCGTGATGACCTGACTGCCAAAGCGCTGGCGGCCCTTGAACAGGGCGGCGACGCACAAGCCATTCTGCAGGATCTGGCCTGGAAACTGACCAATCGCCTGATCCATGCACCAACCAAATCTCTCCAGCAGGCTGCCCGGGACGGGGACGATGAACGCCTGACTATTCTGCGCAACAGCCTCGGGCTGGAATAG
- the prfA gene encoding peptide chain release factor 1, with product MKPSIVAKLEALHERHEEVQALLGDAGTIADQERFRALSREYAQLSDVAKCFTDWRQVQEDIETAQMMLDDPEMREMAQEELLDAKTRSEEMEQQLQVLLLPKDPDDERNAFVEVRAGTGGDEAALFAGDLFRMYSRYAEARRWRVEIMSANEGEHGGFKEVIAKISGDGVYGRLKFESGGHRVQRVPATESQGRIHTSACTVAVMPELPEAELPDINPADLRIDTFRSSGAGGQHVNTTDSAIRITHLPTGIVVECQDERSQHKNKAKALSVLGARIRAAEVAKRQQAEASTRRNLLGSGDRSDRNRTYNFPQGRVTDHRINLTLYRLDETMEGKLDMLIEPIVQEYQADQLAALSEQE from the coding sequence ATGAAGCCTTCTATCGTCGCCAAACTGGAAGCTCTGCATGAGCGCCATGAAGAAGTACAGGCGCTGCTCGGTGATGCCGGGACTATTGCAGACCAGGAACGTTTTCGCGCACTGTCGCGTGAGTACGCGCAGTTAAGTGATGTTGCAAAATGCTTTACCGACTGGCGACAGGTCCAGGAAGATATTGAAACCGCGCAGATGATGCTCGACGACCCTGAAATGCGTGAAATGGCGCAGGAAGAGCTGCTGGACGCGAAAACGCGTTCAGAAGAGATGGAGCAACAGCTCCAGGTGCTCCTGCTGCCAAAAGATCCGGACGATGAACGTAACGCCTTCGTGGAAGTCCGCGCCGGTACCGGCGGTGACGAAGCGGCGCTGTTTGCGGGTGATCTGTTCCGCATGTACAGCCGTTACGCGGAAGCGCGTCGCTGGCGCGTGGAAATCATGAGTGCCAACGAAGGCGAGCATGGCGGTTTCAAAGAGGTGATTGCCAAGATCAGCGGCGACGGCGTGTACGGCCGTCTGAAGTTTGAATCCGGTGGTCACCGCGTACAGCGCGTTCCGGCTACCGAATCACAGGGACGTATCCACACTTCCGCCTGTACGGTGGCGGTCATGCCTGAGCTGCCGGAAGCGGAACTGCCGGACATCAATCCGGCGGATCTGCGCATTGACACCTTCCGTTCCTCAGGGGCGGGTGGTCAGCACGTTAACACCACCGACTCCGCAATCCGTATTACCCACCTGCCAACCGGCATCGTGGTTGAGTGCCAGGATGAACGTTCCCAGCACAAAAACAAAGCTAAAGCCCTCTCCGTGCTCGGGGCGCGTATTCGTGCCGCCGAAGTGGCAAAACGCCAGCAGGCGGAAGCGTCTACCCGTCGTAACCTGCTGGGCAGTGGCGATCGTAGCGATCGTAACCGCACCTATAACTTCCCGCAGGGGCGCGTGACCGACCACCGCATCAACCTGACGTTATACCGTCTGGATGAAACGATGGAAGGTAAACTCGATATGCTGATTGAGCCTATCGTGCAGGAATATCAGGCCGACCAGCTGGCGGCATTGTCCGAGCAGGAATAA
- the prmC gene encoding release factor glutamine methyltransferase: MDFQHWLRHAASALSESESPKRDAEILLEYVTGKTRTYLLAFGETVLTAEQETQLTALLARRKTGEPVAHLVGEREFWSLPLFVSPATLIPRPDTECLVEQALARLPANHCRILDLGTGTGAIALALASERPDCDVTAVDVMPDAVALAQRNVEHLGFRNVTVLQSSWFSALENRAFEMIVSNPPYIDEHDPHLAQGDVRFEPLTALVAANEGLADLDHIVTTSRQHLLPGGWLLVEHGWTQGEAVRALFTQAGYAAVETCRDYGGNDRLTLGQWS, encoded by the coding sequence ATGGATTTTCAACACTGGTTACGCCATGCCGCCAGTGCGCTTTCTGAAAGTGAAAGCCCTAAACGCGACGCTGAAATTTTGCTGGAGTATGTGACGGGGAAAACCCGTACTTACCTGCTTGCCTTCGGCGAGACGGTGCTGACTGCTGAACAGGAAACACAACTTACCGCGCTGCTTGCCCGGCGTAAAACCGGTGAGCCGGTGGCGCATCTGGTTGGTGAGCGCGAATTCTGGTCATTGCCGCTGTTTGTCTCACCCGCCACCCTGATCCCCCGGCCGGACACCGAGTGTCTGGTGGAGCAGGCGCTGGCGCGTTTACCGGCAAACCACTGTCGTATTCTCGATCTCGGTACCGGTACTGGCGCGATTGCGCTGGCGCTTGCCAGCGAACGCCCGGACTGCGACGTGACGGCGGTTGACGTGATGCCTGACGCAGTGGCACTGGCACAGCGAAATGTCGAACATCTCGGATTCCGCAATGTGACGGTGCTGCAAAGCAGCTGGTTCAGCGCACTTGAGAACCGCGCGTTTGAGATGATTGTCAGTAATCCTCCCTACATTGACGAACACGACCCGCACCTCGCGCAGGGAGATGTTCGCTTTGAGCCGCTGACGGCACTGGTTGCGGCCAACGAAGGTTTAGCCGATCTTGATCACATTGTGACAACGTCACGACAACATTTGCTTCCCGGTGGCTGGCTGCTGGTGGAACATGGCTGGACGCAAGGAGAAGCTGTCCGTGCTCTGTTTACGCAAGCAGGGTACGCCGCGGTAGAAACCTGCCGCGATTACGGCGGCAATGACCGTCTGACGCTGGGGCAGTGGTCATGA
- the kdsA gene encoding 2-dehydro-3-deoxyphosphooctonate aldolase, which yields MKQKVVSIGDINVANDLPFVLFGGMNVLESRDLAMRICEHYVTVTQKLGIPYVFKASFDKANRSSINSYRGPGLEEGMKIFQELKQTFGVKVITDVHEAAQAQPVADVVDVIQLPAFLARQTDLVAAMAKTGAVINVKKPQFVSPGQMGNIVDKFIEGGNDKVILCDRGSNFGYDNLVVDMLGFSVMKNVSNQSPVIFDVTHALQCRDPFGAASGGRRAQVTELARAGMATGLAGLFIEAHPDPAHAKCDGPSALPLDKLEPFLKQIKAIDDLVKSFDELDTSN from the coding sequence ATGAAACAAAAAGTGGTTAGCATTGGTGACATCAACGTGGCAAACGACCTGCCGTTCGTGCTGTTTGGCGGCATGAACGTGCTGGAATCACGTGATCTTGCGATGCGCATTTGCGAGCACTACGTGACCGTGACCCAGAAACTGGGCATTCCGTACGTGTTTAAAGCCTCTTTTGACAAAGCCAACCGCTCCTCTATCAACTCTTACCGTGGCCCGGGCCTGGAAGAGGGAATGAAGATTTTCCAGGAGCTGAAACAGACCTTTGGCGTGAAAGTGATCACCGACGTGCATGAAGCTGCGCAGGCGCAGCCAGTGGCTGACGTGGTGGATGTGATCCAGCTTCCTGCGTTCCTGGCTCGCCAGACCGACCTGGTTGCCGCAATGGCGAAAACCGGTGCCGTGATCAACGTGAAAAAACCACAGTTCGTAAGCCCTGGCCAGATGGGTAACATCGTCGATAAGTTTATCGAAGGGGGTAACGACAAGGTTATTCTGTGTGACCGTGGTTCAAACTTCGGTTATGACAACCTGGTTGTGGATATGCTGGGCTTCAGCGTGATGAAGAATGTGTCCAACCAGTCTCCGGTGATCTTCGATGTGACTCACGCCCTGCAGTGCCGCGACCCGTTTGGTGCAGCGTCTGGTGGCCGTCGTGCGCAGGTAACGGAACTGGCGCGCGCCGGTATGGCAACTGGCCTGGCAGGTCTGTTCATTGAAGCGCACCCTGATCCGGCTCACGCGAAATGCGATGGCCCATCGGCGCTGCCGCTGGACAAGCTGGAGCCGTTCCTGAAACAGATCAAAGCAATTGACGATCTGGTGAAAAGCTTCGACGAGCTGGATACCAGCAACTAA